One genomic segment of Clavelina lepadiformis chromosome 3, kaClaLepa1.1, whole genome shotgun sequence includes these proteins:
- the LOC143449097 gene encoding notchless protein homolog 1-like, translating into MDIDEHDVVEGSVLVQMCNEDGESTGPPLDVPLSVTAKQLQLLCNSLLENDEQTPYSFFVNDAEILSDLKSLLEKEKISTESSIQIIYQPQAVFKVRAVTRCTSSIEGHAEAVLSVKFSPNGKYLASGSGDTTVRFWDISTETPHQTCKAHRHWVLCIAWSPDGKKLASACKNGQICIWDPKTGKQQGKTMSGHKQWITYLCWQPLHLDGACRKLASSSKDATVRIWDVVTFQCIRTLSSHLQSITCIKWSGEDLIYSASQDRTIKVWRSSDGVMCRTLQGHGHWVNVLALNTDYVMRTGAFDPASATLVAKDNYDNAKVLQEKALKRYESVKVGSERMVSGSDDFTLFLWNPSEEKKHLARMTGHQALVNDVRFSPDTRLIASASFDKSVKLWDGKNGKFLASLRGHVGAVYQVSWSADSRLLVSGSGDSTLKVWDAHTRKLLLDLPGHADEVYAVDWSTDGQRVVSGGKDKVLKIWRR; encoded by the exons ATGGACATTGATGAACATGATGTTGTCGAAGGAAGTGTGCTCGTGCAAATGTGCAACGAAGATGGAGAATCCACCGGTCCACCACTAGATGTCCCTCTGTCAGTTACGGCCAAGCAGTTGCAACTTCTCTGCAATTCTTTGCTAGAAAAT GATGAACAAACGCCGTACTCATTCTTCGTAAATGATGCAGAGATTTTGAGTGacttaaaaagtttgttggagaaagaaaaaatatctACAGAAAGCTCAATTCAAATTATTTATCAACCACAGGCAGTTTTCAAG GTTCGAGCAGTTACGAGATGCACATCTTCAATTGAAGGCCATGCGGAGGCGGTCTTGTCTGTGAAATTCAGTCCAAATGGAAA ATATTTAGCAAGTGGTTCTGGTGATACCACGGTGAGATTCTGGGACATTAGCACAGAGACGCCGCACCAAACTTGCAAGGCGCATCGACACTGGGTGCTCTGTATTGCCTGGTCACCTGATGGGAAAAAACTGGCTTCAGCGTGTAAAAATGGACAG ATATGTATATGGGACCCTAAAACGGGCAAGCAACAAGGCAAGACAATGTCAGGTCACAAACAGTGGATCACGTATCTATGCTGGCAACCTTTGCATCTGGATGGGGCTTGTAGGAAACTTGCCAGCTCTTCAAAG GATGCCACTGTACGAATCTGGGACGTTGTGACTTTCCAGTGCATTCGTACCTTGTCCAGTCATCTACAAAGCATCACCTGCATCAAGTGGTCAGGCGAGGACCTCATATACAGTGCATCACAAGACAGAACTATTAAAGTGTGGAGGTCCAGTGAT GGGGTAATGTGTCGAACGCTGCAAGGTCATGGCCACTGGGTGAACGTACTGGCGCTGAACACCGATTACGTGATGCGAACTGGGGCTTTTGACCCCGCTTCAGCCACGCTCGTCGCAAAAGATAATTACGACAATGCAAAGGTCCTTCAAGAAAAAGCGCTCAAAAGATACGAAAGTGTAAAG GTTGGCTCAGAAAGAATGGTGTCGGGGTCAGATGATTTCACACTGTTTTTGTGGAATCCTTCGGAGGAGAAGAAACATCTGGCTAGAATGACTGGCCACCAG GCGCTTGTAAACGACGTTCGCTTTTCTCCGGACACGAGGTTAATTGCTTCGGCTTCGTTTGATAAATCGGTAAAGTTGTGGGATGGAAAAAACGGAAA ATTCCTTGCATCACTTCGTGGTCACGTAGGTGCTGTATATCAGGTGTCGTGGTCAGCGGACAGCAGGTTATTGGTCAGCGGGAGTGGAGACAGCACGCTCAAG GTTTGGGACGCGCATACAAGAAAGCTACTGCTTGACCTACCAGGACATGCCGATGAAGTTTACGCGGTGGACTGGAGCACGGATGGCCAGAGGGTGGTCAGTGGCGGAaaagacaaagttttaaaaat ATGGCGGAGGTGA
- the LOC143450604 gene encoding uncharacterized protein LOC143450604 — protein sequence MNATDAINKTNDVYDLPFTTWIIYEVFSVILTTIAVYICAMLIHYSCVKNVQPSRKPSKGKNPPKADKEAANNSNSIAGGRKGSNSSAEGGPKKRSDGTGRSAKPLRVLCLCASIFALLRILSDQLELATYGSERVDCKVYQVIVVVTYALSATFNYSALWVRLRIFIAHPVMKHLASKLVRCLTWFALVAIIASALLNTLIFTLTSSAVDSKLGCKLGHVTSISPTARYVILTVSTVVTQGLLLSLFLYPLVKHKTTMKKNNMSAPPHPRVATLQSNITRPRVYSSKSDSDSEAVGSRKKNQPSNGRMSVRKSKKANRQKRLMVIIRRVLITAIICVASDVITAIITLAFGQQPRVVSNMVFNLNLLINILSVLFSFGDWQERLIPCCASELRKRKKRKRLASGASNGTIRVQLEAEESAAKIQKRIESWRHNQDSTGSAPVRTPSPPHSAIELKNDDVFL from the exons ATGAACGCGACGGATGCGATCAATAAGACAAACGACGTATATGATTTACCATTCACCACATGGATCATATACGAAGTATTTTCTGTGATTCTCACAACCATTGCCGTGTACATTTGCGCGATGTTGATTCACTACAGTTGCGTGAAAAACGTTCAACCTTCGAGGAAACCCTCCAAAGGAAAAAATCCTCCAAAAGCTGATAAGGAGGCTGCCAACAACAGTAACAGTATCGCGGGGGGCAGAAAAGGGTCCAATTCGTCCGCGGAAGGGGGCCCCAAGAAGCGGAGCGATGGCACCGGCCGTTCAGCGAAGCCCCTAAGGGTTCTGTGCCTGTGCGCGTCTATCTTCGCCCTCCTGCGTATTTTATCCGATCAACTTGAACTTGCCACTTACGGAAGCGAGCGGGTTGACTGCAAAGTTTACCAG GTCATTGTCGTGGTGACGTATGCATTGAGCGCAACCTTCAACTACTCAGCCCTGTGGGTTCGACTGCGCATCTTTATCGCGCATCCGGTGATGAAGCATCTCGCCTCCAAGCTTGTCCGCTGCTTGACCTGGTTCGCGCTCGTCGCCATCATCGCTTCCGCTCTTCTGAACACGCTCATCTTCACTCTGACGTCATCGGCGGTTGACTCTAAACTCGGCTGCAAACTCGGTCACGTGACATCGATCTCACCCACGGCGCGTTACGTCATACTGACGGTATCTACGGTGGTGACGCAAGGGCTTCTTTTGTCTCTCTTCCTCTACCCGCTGGTCAAGCATAAGACGACgatgaagaaaaacaacatGTCCGCTCCGCCGCACCCGCGCGTGGCCACTCTTCAGAGCAACATCACCAGGCCGAGGGTTTACTCGAGCAAGAGCGACTCCGACTCCGAAGCTGTGGGTTCGCGGAAGAAGAACCAGCCTTCCAACGGCAGAATGAGCGTGAGAAAGTCGAAGAAAGCGAATCGTCAAAAGCGCTTGATGGTTATTATACGCAGGGTTCTTATCACCGCGATAATATGTGTTGCTTCTGACGTCATAACCGCCATTATTACGTTGGCGTTCGGCCAGCAGCCGCGTGTTGTTTCCAACATGGTCTTCAACTTGAACCTCCTCATCAACATCTTAAGTGTCCTCTTCTCCTTCGGGGATTGGCAGGAGCGGCTGATTCCATGCTGTGCCTCGGAGCTGCGGAAAAGGAAAAAACGGAAAAGATTAGCTAGCGGAGCAAGTAACGGAACCATTCGGGTTCAGTTAGAAGCGGAGGAATCAGCGGCGAAAATTCAAAAGCGGATTGAAAGTTGGCGGCATAACCAGGACTCGACCGGTTCCGCCCCTGTCCGCACCCCCTCTCCTCCCCACTCCGCCATAGAGCTAAAAAATGATGACGTCTTTTTATAA